A single genomic interval of Nostoc commune NIES-4072 harbors:
- a CDS encoding helix-turn-helix transcriptional regulator yields MTLRESLGLTQRQIAEAVGVTDQTVSNWERGVHAPKLTLRQTIKLCKITRSTVEDLADLFEPEKD; encoded by the coding sequence ATGACACTAAGAGAGTCACTAGGACTCACTCAAAGACAAATAGCTGAAGCAGTAGGTGTTACCGATCAAACTGTTTCCAACTGGGAGCGTGGAGTTCATGCTCCGAAACTTACCCTAAGACAAACTATCAAGCTTTGCAAAATCACGAGATCCACAGTTGAAGATTTAGCTGATTTATTTGAACCAGAAAAAGATTAG
- a CDS encoding class I SAM-dependent methyltransferase translates to MPESLTKLTYQTFQQSKNYFGLAHKILSSRLRNLVYPTLEQKTKPIPNELLPKLQQRLNQLLETDWQDTQKGVYPESLLFDNPWDDFFRYYPLIWLDFPQMWERVKQQSYQDFSPEIDIDAYPSYYVQNFHHQSNGYLSDLSANLYDLQVEILFGGAADAMRRRILAPLKQGVKAFELVTPRQARILDVACGTGRTLKLIRAALPQASLFGTDLSPAYLRKANELLSQIAGELPQLLQANAEELPYVDDYFHAVTSVFLFHELPATVRQTVIEQCFRVTKPGGVFIICDSIQLSDSPELGYMMDFFPETFHEPYYKHYTTDNLLERLQKVGFENIETQVHFMSKYFIAHKPA, encoded by the coding sequence ATGCCTGAGAGTTTAACTAAGCTGACTTATCAAACCTTTCAGCAGAGCAAAAATTACTTTGGTCTGGCTCACAAAATATTAAGTTCACGGTTAAGGAACCTGGTATATCCGACACTTGAACAAAAGACCAAACCCATCCCAAATGAGCTTTTACCCAAACTTCAACAAAGATTGAATCAGTTGCTGGAAACAGACTGGCAAGATACTCAAAAAGGTGTATATCCGGAAAGTTTATTGTTTGACAACCCTTGGGATGACTTTTTCCGCTACTATCCCTTGATATGGCTAGATTTCCCTCAAATGTGGGAGCGGGTTAAACAACAGAGTTACCAAGATTTTTCGCCCGAAATTGACATAGATGCTTATCCCAGCTACTACGTCCAGAACTTCCATCACCAAAGCAATGGCTACTTGAGTGACTTGTCAGCCAATTTATATGATTTACAAGTAGAAATTCTTTTTGGTGGGGCAGCTGATGCGATGCGGCGGCGGATTCTCGCTCCCCTCAAGCAAGGGGTGAAAGCTTTTGAATTGGTTACACCACGGCAAGCCCGTATTTTGGATGTAGCTTGTGGAACTGGGCGGACTCTGAAGTTGATTCGGGCAGCCTTGCCTCAAGCATCTCTGTTTGGCACAGATTTGTCACCAGCTTATTTGCGTAAAGCAAATGAACTACTATCCCAAATTGCAGGCGAATTGCCGCAACTTTTACAAGCGAATGCCGAAGAGTTACCCTATGTAGATGACTATTTTCATGCTGTAACTTCTGTTTTTCTTTTCCATGAGTTACCAGCAACTGTACGTCAGACAGTGATTGAGCAATGCTTCCGGGTAACAAAACCAGGAGGAGTCTTTATTATCTGTGACTCAATTCAGTTGAGTGATTCACCTGAGTTGGGATATATGATGGATTTTTTCCCCGAAACTTTCCATGAACCCTATTACAAGCATTACACCACTGATAACCTGCTAGAACGTCTACAGAAAGTAGGCTTTGAGAATATTGAGACGCAAGTCCATTTTATGAGTAAGTATTTTATTGCTCATAAGCCAGCTTGA